TTTGGCCATCCCGGGTTCAAAGCAGGCCTGCCCGAAAAGTGCCGCCTGCTGATCCCCGGCCAGACCGGAAATCGGAAGCCCGCGGGCCGAACAACTGTCGGCGACCCGTCCGAGCACGCCACTCGAATCCACGATATCGGGAAGCATGGCCCGGGGTATGCCAAAGAGCTCGAGCATCCGCCCGTCCCAGTCACCGGTTTCCAGATTGAAGAGAAGCGTGCGGGACGCGTTGCTCGCATCTGTGGCATGAACGCCTCCCCGGGTCAGATTCCAGATCAACCAGGTGTCCGCGGTTCCAAACAGCAGTTCGCCGCGCTCAGCCCGGTTTCGGGCACCCGGAACTTCATCGAGAATCCACCGGATCTTCGTCGCGGAAAAATAGGGATCGAGCCGGAGACCCGTGCGTTCCGTCACCTCAGGCTCCACTCCTTCACCCTTCAATCGACGGCACAGATCCGCCGTGCGCCGATCCTGCCAGACTATCGCTCGATGAACCGGCCGGCCCGTCGCCCGATCCCAGACAAACGTGGTTTCCCGCTGATTGGTGATCCCGACCGCCGCGATGTCCGATGCCCGCAATTCCGATCGGGCAAGCACCTCCGCCACGGTTGCTTCCTGGCTCGACCAGATGTCTGCGGGATCATGCTCCACCCAACCCGGTTTCGGGTAGTGCTGCGGGAACTCCCGCGAAGCGGACGCCCGTATCCGTCCCGCGGAGTCAAACAGAATGGCCCGGGAACTGGTTGTTCCCTGATCCAGGGCAAGGATATGGTCGGGAGACATCGGAGGGCGGACGGCGAAGGGCGACTGAGATCGTGAATGACGGTGACAGAAGGCGCAAGTTACCGGTTCAAGAAAAAGCGGCTCTCGACGGTCGATATCCGGGACTCCCCCGTTTTCCTCGGCGGACCATCCCGGAGGATGGGGCTTTCCCGTCGATCCAACGGTCAATGCGGCGCAAAGCCGCGCGCCAGGCTCACGGCGGGCCTCTGCTGCCGCCCTCTGCCCTCTACCTTCCGCCGTCTTCCTCCAGCCCCCTCACCCGCCCTTCAGCTTGGCAATGATCCAATCCTTGAGATTCTGGACCCCTTCGACTCCGGCTGTGGCGAGCAGATAGATGATGAATCCGTAGAAGGCCACCGCGACAACACCAAGAATGGAGGCCGCGGCGGCAAACAGGCCATCACGTTCACTGACTCCGACTCCGATCAGAAAAATGACCATGGCCGGCGCGGTATTGGTCAGCGGAATCGGCAGGATCATCAGACAAGCCATGATGATGACGAGAACACTCATCAGGGCCATACCCGGACGACTGGCTACCCACTCAAATCGCGGTTTGACGAGGCGTTCAAGCAGGGCAAAAGACCTGGCCGCTCCCGCCAGCATCTTCTCGGCAAAGCCGGGTTTGAAGCTGATCCGTAGAGCCCATTTGGGGAGCCATGGTTTGCGCCGCCCGATCAGCATCTGAATCCCGAGGAAAACGAAGAGAATGCCAAAAGGGGTGCTGTATCCGGCGGCCGGCACCGGCAGCGCGCTCGGAAGCGACAGGACCATCATGAGCAGCCCGAAGCCCTTCGTTCCCACGCGATCAAGAATCTCCCCCAGGGTGATTTCATGATCCTGCTCCGCCACCAGCAGGCGCTTCAGGGATTCCGATAGGCTCTCGACGTGCACGGGATTGTCTATCGACGGGAACCTGCCCGTCTGCAAGGGATTTCGCGGGTGCGCAACTCAGCCCTTGCGGATCCGGATGACCGAGGTTTCGCCGTTGCGATTGACGAGAAGCACAAACTCCGTCTGTGCCTGATCTGCCTCAATCCCGGCCATCTGAGCGATCGCCTGTTCATAACTGACCGTCGGCTCACCGTCGATCTCCTGGATCAGGTCGCCGGCCCGAAGTCCCGCCGTATTCGCCGGGCTGTTCGGGCGCACGAAATTCGCAATCACCCCGGTTTCAGCGCTGTCCACCATCCGCCGGGAGATTCGGTCGAAGATCACGAATTCGCGCAGAGTGATCCCCAGGTCAGGGAAATACCGGCGGGCCGCTTCCTTCAGGGTAGTCGGCTGCGCGGCCAGACTCACCGTGACCTCAACCCGCTCGGTGCCGCGCAGAATGCCCAGGGTAAGGGAATCCCCGGGTTCACGCTCGAGAATCCGGCGTTCAAAGTATCCCGTGACAACGCGGTCGGGACTGAATTTGGGCAGGGTCACCCCGTCCACGGCGATGATGATGTCCCGCGCCTCGACTCCGGCCGCTTCCGCCGGGCTGTCGGGAATGATGTCGCTGACCACGATGGCGGACTGATTCTCGAGCGACATGAAGGTCGTTACCTCCTTGGCCACCGGCTGGAGTCCATAAACACCCAACCAGGGGTTCTTCCTCCCCATCGGGCTTTCGGGCACCCGGCCGATAAAGGGCACAACCTCCTCCGCGAGGAAGAAGGAACCACTCTCATTGGTCGTCTGGATGCCGACCGTGTAACGCTCGTTTTCCAGGAAAAGGACCCGCTCCTGGGGAATCGGATTGCTGGCCCATCCCACAAAGACTCCGTCACGATTGAAGACCGCAGAGCCCGGACTGGCCACTCCGGCCACAGAGAACCCGAAGGTCTGGGGAAGTTTCTGGATGACCGCGAGCCGCCCATCCAGGAAGAAGGGCTGAAAATCGAAATCCTTCCCCATGATCCCGATTCCCCAGAGTTCTTCGCCCAGTTCCGGCCGGGCCGTGCCGTAGGCGGTGAAAGGCACCACCTGATTCCAGAGGGCTTTGTCCGCCCGGACAAAATGCCACCCCGTCAGGCTGTCCTGACCGAGATAGGTTCCGGGAATCGACTCCGAACTGCCGACGGCATAGATCTTGAAATCCTTGAAATCGGTCGGGGGCAACCAACCCGGGACGGCACCGTCGAGAAGAATGATCAATCCGTCCTCACTGGCAACCAGACCCACAACCGTCGAGGGCCGCCGATCCGTCTCCGTCTCAACAAAAAACTCAACCGCCACAACCGAGCGGATGCGTTGCTCAAAAAGCTCCGGAATCGACGACGCGGACCGGAGAACCGGCAAAACCGTCAGGAAAAGGGAGAAGACGACGCCAAAGCGTGCGAACGGGCGAAAATTCATGGTTTCAGGACGAAGAACGAGACTGACTGGTTTCGCAAGGTCTCGAAGAGCATCGTTTGGGGATTTTCATCAAATTGACCGTAGACCCCCCGCATTTCCTCGAGTCCGTCGATCGTCTGATCGTTGATTTTCGTGATGATGTCACCGCGGTTGATTCCGGCCTTTTCCGCCGGGTAGGCCGACTGGGTGCCAATGACAAGGACGCCGCCTTCCCTGGCCAGGCGGTTTTCACGGGCAAAGGCCCGGGAGACCTCGCGAACGCTCAAGCCCCAACCTTCAAAAGCCCATTCTTCTCCGACCCGACTTTCCAGACGCTCACTGGTGACTTCAAACACACGTTCGGTCGCCCCCCGCTTGGCCGTCAGTTTGATCGTCGATCCGACCGGATAACTGGCGATCTGATTCTGGATGGGGGGGAGCTGTTCCGGGAAGCGCCCGTCGACCTTCTTTCCGTCGATCGCAAGAATGACATCCCCGGGCCGCAACCCGGCCGAACTGGCCGGTGAACCGGGATCCACGCTGTTGACCAGCATCCCTGTGTTGATCTCCAGGTTGTAGAACGACTCCAGGTCGCGCAAAGACCCCGGGATCAGGCCGATATAGCTCCGGACGACCTCACCGTGCTCCACCAGCTCCGCGACAACCCGCCGCGCCGTGCTGGAAGGAATGGCAAACCCCAGGTTGTCCGCTCCCATGTAGGTGCGGGAATTGATCCCAACAACCCGCCCGTTCTCGGTCACCAGCGGCCCGCCACTGTTTCCGGGATTGATGGCCGCGTCCGTCTGCAGCCAGGTGTTGAAATAGCCGGTTTCGTATCCGTTGATTCCGTTCGAAGTCTCAAAATACCGGTCGGTGTTGGAGATGATGCCCTTGGTCACGGTGCGGGTCAGACCATGGGGCGTGCCGACCGCAAAGACGATCTGCCCCGGGCGCAAGAGGTCCGAATCACCGAACTCCGCATGGGCAAAATGAAGTTTGCGCTTGGCCACCTCGTCCATGTCGATGCGCAGGAGAGCGAGATCGGTCCAGTGATCCCAGCCGATCAGCGTCGCGTTGACCCGCTCCAGATTCGCGAGGGTGACTGAAATCTCGACCGCACGTGTACTGGCGACATGGGCGTTGGTCAGGACCAGTCCGTCTTCCGAAAGGATAACGCCCGATCCGACCCCGGAGACAAAGCGTTTCGAACCGCTGTCGAAATCGAGTTCCCGCACGTCGATCCGCACGACCGAATCGAGCAGGTTGGCGAAACCGGCGTCCACGCCGGAGGTCGATTTCGACACGTCGGCAGTCTGACATCCGGTCAGAAAACCCGCGGTCAGAATGATTAAGCCAACCAGGGCGGTCCGGCCGGGATGGGTGATTGACGGTGAGTGACTTTCCTTCAACATGTCCGGTTTCTTTCAAAATGGATACGACGCCACAGGACTATGAGTTTACTGTGATCGAGCCCAATTGGCAAAAATACTGGGACGATCACAAGACCTTTCGGGCGACCGCCGACACGACAAAACCCAGCTTTTTCGTGCTGGACATGTTCCCCTATCCGTCCGGAGCCGGTCTCCATGTCGGTCATCCGCTCGGGTTTGTCGCCACCGACATCTATGCGCGCTTCAAGCGCATGACCGGACTCAATGTGCTGCATACGATGGGTTTCGATGCCTTCGGTCTTCCGGCCGAACAGTACGCGATCGAGAACGGCGAACACCCCTCGGTCTCGACCCAGCGCAACATCGACAATATGCGCCGGCAGCTCTACCGGCTGGGCCTTGGCCACGACAAGGAACGCAGCGTCTCCACCACCGATGTTGAATTCTATCGCTGGACCCAGTGGATCTTTGTCCAGCTCTTCAACAGCACCTGGGACCCCATCGACCAGAAGGCCCGTCCCCTGGCCGAACTCGAAAGGGACCTGGCAAGCGGTCGGCACGCCATCGATCCCGCAACCGGTGACCTTCTGACCGAGCCCACTCCCGCGGAGGTCGCCGCGTGGAAGGCGGTCGCCCCGGCCGAACAGAGGCGATGGCTCGATCGCCAACGCCTCGCCTATATGGCGGAAATCCCGGTCAATTGGTGCCCGGCCCTGGGGACCGTTCTCGCCAACGAGGAGGTGACCAACGAGGGCCGCTCGGAGCGGGGCAACCATCCCGTCTACAAGCGGCCGCTCAAGCAGTGGATGCTGCGCATCACCCGTTACGCCGAACGCCTCCTGGAGGACCTCAAGCTGGTCGACTGGCCGGAACCGATCAAGATGATGCAGCGCAATTGGATCGGGCGGTCCGAAGGCGCGGAGATCCGGTTCGGTCTCGAGTCCATTCCCGGCGAGACCCTGAAGGTTTTCACGACCCGTCCCGACACCCTCTTCGGTGCCACCTATATGGTGTTGTCACCCGAGCACCCCCTGGTCGATCGCCTGACCACACCCGGACAGCGGGTTGCCGTCACCGACTATGTCCGCCGCGCCGCCAACAAGAGCGAACTGGAGCGTACCGACCTGGCCAAGGAAAAAACCGGCATCTTCACCGGCGCCCATGCCGTCAATCCGGTCAATCAGGCCCGGATCCCGATCTGGGTCGCCGACTACGTGCTGATGAGCTACGGAACCGGCGCCATCATGGCAGTCCCGGCCCACGATGAACGCGATCACGAATTCGCCACCCGCTTCGAGATCCCCATCATCCGGGTCATCGCGTCGGACTCCGGCTCCGGGGACGACCTTCCCTATTCCGGTGACGGCCGGTTGGTGGCTTCGGGCCCATATACCGGCCTGCCGGTTGCCGAAGGTGCCCGGCGCATCACCGAAGACCTCGAGAAGAAAGGACTCGGCACCTTCTCCATCCAGTTCAAGCTGCGCGACTGGCTCTTTTCCCGGCAACGTTATTGGGGCGAACCCTTTCCCATCCTGCACGGACCCGACGGTGAGGTCGAAGCGGTGGCCGAAACCGACCTCCCGGTCACCCTGCCCCCGATCGACGACTTCTCGCCACGGGCATCCGACGACCCGAACGCCCCGCCCCAGCCCCCGCTGGCCCGGGCCGCCGACTCATGGCTTCACGTCGAGAAGAACGGGGTCCTTTATTCCCGAGAGCTAAATACCATGCCCCAATGGGCGGGCTCCTGCTGGTACTACCTGCGCTACCTGGATCCGGCCAACAACAACGCATTCTGCGATCCGGAAATCGAACGCTATTGGATGACGCCCAACGGGGTCGACCTCTACGTCGGCGGGGCCGAACACGCCGTCCTTCATCTCCTCTATGCCCGCTTCTGGCACAAGGTTCTCTTCGACCTCGGTCATGTCTCCACCCCGGAACCCTTCGGCAAGCTCTTCAACCAGGGCTATATCCAGGCGGCTGCCTTCACCGACGAGAGGGGCGTCTACCGCCCGGCAGAGGAGATCGAGGAGAAAGACGGGCGATTCTTCCACCATGGCGATCCGGTCAGCCGCGAGTTCGGCAAGATGGGCAAGTCCCTCAAGAACTCGGTCAGCCCGGACGAGGTCTGCGAAACCTACGGCGCCGATACCCTGCGCCTCTACCTGATGTTCCTCGGACCACTCGAGAGCATGAAACCGTGGAGTTCCCACGGCATCGAGGGAGTCCATCGTTTTCTCAAGCGCGTCTGGAAGGAATGCATCGGACGGGATGGCGGCGCCTCCCCCAAGCTCAGGGCCGGGGCCGGGAACGACCCGGAAACCCATCGGCTGCTCCACGAGACCATCCGGAAAGTGACCGAGGACATGGAGGCGCTGCGTTTCAACACGGCCATCTCCCAGCTGATGATCCTGCTCAATCATATCCAAAAACTGGATATAATTGATCTCGAAACCGCCCGGATCATGATCCGCCTGCTCGCCCCGCTCGCCCCCCACCTCTGCGAGGAGATCTGGTCGCGGCTCGGCGGCGAGCCCTCGATTTTCCGGCAGGATTGGCCCCGCTTCGATCCCTCCGCCCTGGTCAGCGACGAAGTCAAGGTCATCTTCCAGGTCAACGGCAAACTCCGGGGCGAGGCCATGGTCTCCCGCGACGCCGATCAGGCCACGGTCGAAACCCTCGCCCGGGCTCACGACCGCGTCCTGCCCCACCTCGAAGGCAAGACTGTCCGGAAGGTCATCTACGTTCCCGGTCGCATCCTCAACCTGGTGGTGAGCTGACCGGCCGCACTCCCTTCCGGAAAAAACTCCGTCCAGCTTCCAGCAAGTCGCGCCCGTCTTTCCTTCGTTACCTTCCAGTTCAAAACCGATCCCCGACCTCCGATCTCCGACCTCCGCTCTCTCTCTTTACCTCATCTCCCAAAACAACACCTCAACACCTACCCATCATGAGCACAAAACGATCCCCCGGACTTGGAACCCTCGCCCTTCATGCCGGACAGACCCCCGACCCGACCACCGGGTCACGGGCCGTCCCCATCTACCAGACGACCAGCTACACTTTCCGCGACACCGAACATGCGGCCAATCTCTTTGCCCTGAAGGAGCTCGGCAACATCTACACCCGTATCATGAATCCGACGACGGATGTCTTCGAGCAGCGGGTCGCCGCCCTCGAGGGCGGCTCCGGCGCCCTCGCCCACGCCAGCGGCCAGGCCGCCATCACCGACACCGTCCTCAACATCTGCAATGCCGGCGACCACATGGTCTCGGTCTCCCAGCTCTACGGCGGCACCTACAACCTCTTCCACTACACCCTGCCCAAACTCGGGATCGAGGTTTCTTTCGTCGATGCCGAGGACCCCGAAGCCTTCCGCAGGGCCATCCGCCCCAATACCAAGCTTCTCTACGGCGAGACCCTCGGCAATCCGCGCCTCAATGTCTTCCCGATCGCGGAGGTGGCCGCCATCGCCCGGGAAGCGGGAGTACCCCTCGTTCTCGACAGCACGGCGGTCTCACCCATTCTCTGCCGTCCGTTTGAGTTCGGTGCCAACATCGTCGTCCACAGCACCACCAAGTACATCGGCGGCCATGGCACGTCCATCGGCGGTATCGTGGTCGACGGCGGCAACTTCGACTGGGGAAGCGGCAAGTTCCCCGGCTTCACCCAGCCCGATCCTAGCTACCACGGCCTCGTCCACTGGGATGCCTTCAAGGCCTTTCCTCCGGCCGGCAATGCCAATGTCGCCTTCATCCTGAAGATGCGGCTGCAGTTGCTCCGCGACATCGGCGCCTGCATGTCTCCCTTCAACGCCTTCCTCATGCTCCAGGGACTCGAAACCATCCACCTGCGCATGGAACGGGCCTGCTCGAGCGCCCTCAAACTCGCCCGCTACCTTGAATCCCATGACAAGGTCGCCTGGGTCAACTACCCGGGGCTGGCCTCAAGCCACGCCCATGCCCTTGCAAAAAAGTACCTGACCGGCGGTTTCGGCGCCCTCATCGGCTTCGGCATCAAGGGCGGACTCGAAGCCGGGAAGAAATTCATCGAGGGCCTCGAGCTTCACAGCCACCTCGCCAATATCGGGGACGCCAAGTCCCTCGCCATTCACCCGGCCACCACCACCCATTCCCAGCTGACTCCGGACGAGCTGAAGACAACCGGCGTGACGGATGACTATGTCCGACTCTCGGTTGGCCTCGAGGACTACGAGGACATCGAAGCCGACGTCACCCAGGCCCTCGAGAAGGCATAGGCGGATGCCTCCTCCGCCCTCATCGGTTCAGCCGCCTCGCCGTGTCGAAGTGCCATGACCGCAATCATGCCCCCCGACACCGCGACTGCACCGGATCAGGGGTGACCACGATGTGACCACGCATGACCACTGAGCTCTCCCGCTTCCTGCCGGCCGGTTTCGATCGAAACCGGCCGGTTGCCATCATCGCCGGCAACGGGATCTACCCCCGCCTGACGGCCGAGGCGCTGCGGAAGCGGGAAATTCCCGTTCGGCTCATTGGATTTGAGGATGAAACCGCAACCGAGCTGATTGCCGCCTTCCCCGAGTCCGAGCGCCGGATCATTCACGTCGGTCAACTTGGCAAAATGCTCCGCGCTCTCGGCGATTTTCAGGCGGGCGCGGCCATCATGGCCGGGCAGATCACCCCCCGCCGCCTCTTCCATGGCCTTCGCCCCGACCTGAAGACAGCCGCCATCCTGCTCCGCCTGAAAAAGAAGAACGCGGAAACCATCTTCGGCGCGATCGCCGAGGAAATCGACCGGATCGGTGTCTCCCTACTCGATGCCCGTTCCTTTCTCGACGATCACCTCGCTTCCGAGGGACTAATGACCGGAGGGCGCATCCGGGTCGAACAGGACTATATCGATCACGGGATCGAGATCGCCCGTGAAGTCGCCCGCCTTGACATCGGTCAGGGGGTGGTCGTCCGCAAGGGAACGGTCGTCGCGGTTGAGGCTTTCGAGGGGACTGACGAGATGCTCAGGCGGGCCGGAGGCTTCAAGACCGACGGCCTCATCTTTGTCAAAACAGTCAAACCAAAGCAGGATTTCCGTTTTGACGTCCCGGTTTTCGGTCATCGCACCCTCGAAGTCATGCGGGAAAGCGGCATCGAGATGGCCGTTCTGGAGGCCGAAAACACCCTTGTCCTCGAAAAGGAATCGGTCATCCGTCAGGCCCGCGCCTGGGGCATCCACCTGCTGGGAACTCCGGGCTGAGACATCCGGACCGGATTTCCCGCCATCGGACTTGCTCACCGCACCGACCCTGGCGTATCGTTTCTCTCAATGAAAAACGACGTGGTCGAAGTAACCGTCAAGGGTGTCATGCCCACCGGGAACGGCTGCGCGGTATTCCTGGGAAACGACGACAAGAATTTCGTCATTTACGTCGACCAATCGGTTGGCAATGCCATCTCCCTCACCATGAACGGGGTGAAGCGGGATCGCCCTCTGACCCACGATCTCATGCATAATATCCTCCTCGGCCTCGAGGTCGAGGTCGAGCGCATCGTGATCAACAACGTCAGTGAAAACACCTTCTACGCCCGGATTATCCTCCGCATGGAGAATGAGCTGGGCAAGAAGATCCTCGAGGTGGACGCCCGACCGAGCGACTCTCTGGTCATCGCCCTTCAGGCCGAGAAACCCATCTTCGTCGCCCAGCACGTTTTCGAATCGGTTGAGGACATGACCGAAATCCTTGAACGCGTTCTTCGTCAGCAGAATGAGGAACAGGAATAATCCGAGTGGATTTCGGAGAAACCATGCTCAATCCTGAGCACCCCGCCCCGTCTCTCCCCACCGTCCGGATCGGCATGATTGGACTCGGAGGGCGCGGCCGAAGCCTCCTCCGGGAACTCCTCAAGTTGCCCTCCGGCATCGATATCCGGGCGCTGAGCGACCCGAATCCTTTGGCCCTGGAGAATGCGGCCGGAATGCTCAAGGACGCCGGCCGGTCCCGTCCGGAACTTCATTGCGGCGGGGGAGCCGCCTGGAGATCCCTCTGCCGCAACCCCGATATCGATCTCGTGGTGATCGCGTCGCCCTGGAGTCTCCACGCGAGCCAGGCTGTCGCCGCCATGGAGGGCGGCAAGCACGCCTTCCTCGAGGTCCCCGCCGCCGTGACCATCGACGAATGCTGGGATCTCGTGGCCACCTCCGAACGGACCGCGCGTTACTGCGTCATCCTGGAAAACTGCTGCTTCGGCCGCAGCGAG
The Opitutaceae bacterium genome window above contains:
- the glpK gene encoding glycerol kinase GlpK, with product MSPDHILALDQGTTSSRAILFDSAGRIRASASREFPQHYPKPGWVEHDPADIWSSQEATVAEVLARSELRASDIAAVGITNQRETTFVWDRATGRPVHRAIVWQDRRTADLCRRLKGEGVEPEVTERTGLRLDPYFSATKIRWILDEVPGARNRAERGELLFGTADTWLIWNLTRGGVHATDASNASRTLLFNLETGDWDGRMLELFGIPRAMLPDIVDSSGVLGRVADSCSARGLPISGLAGDQQAALFGQACFEPGMAKNTYGTGCFLLMQTGRKRVVSRNNLLTTVAWRIGGQTEYALEGSIFVAGALIQWLRDELGIIGTASECDARAAEVADTGGVVIVPAFAGLGAPHWDPHARGTIHGLTRGTGRAHLCRAALEAVAFQSADLVGCMERDSGRTVSEMRVDGGVARSDLMLQFQADLLGVPVVRPTCVETTALGAAYLAGLGVGFWPDRKAIATQWSIDRVFQPVGDVAELARGREAWSRAVERSMDWCRED
- a CDS encoding exopolysaccharide biosynthesis protein, translating into MHVESLSESLKRLLVAEQDHEITLGEILDRVGTKGFGLLMMVLSLPSALPVPAAGYSTPFGILFVFLGIQMLIGRRKPWLPKWALRISFKPGFAEKMLAGAARSFALLERLVKPRFEWVASRPGMALMSVLVIIMACLMILPIPLTNTAPAMVIFLIGVGVSERDGLFAAAASILGVVAVAFYGFIIYLLATAGVEGVQNLKDWIIAKLKGG
- a CDS encoding PDZ domain-containing protein, with product MNFRPFARFGVVFSLFLTVLPVLRSASSIPELFEQRIRSVVAVEFFVETETDRRPSTVVGLVASEDGLIILLDGAVPGWLPPTDFKDFKIYAVGSSESIPGTYLGQDSLTGWHFVRADKALWNQVVPFTAYGTARPELGEELWGIGIMGKDFDFQPFFLDGRLAVIQKLPQTFGFSVAGVASPGSAVFNRDGVFVGWASNPIPQERVLFLENERYTVGIQTTNESGSFFLAEEVVPFIGRVPESPMGRKNPWLGVYGLQPVAKEVTTFMSLENQSAIVVSDIIPDSPAEAAGVEARDIIIAVDGVTLPKFSPDRVVTGYFERRILEREPGDSLTLGILRGTERVEVTVSLAAQPTTLKEAARRYFPDLGITLREFVIFDRISRRMVDSAETGVIANFVRPNSPANTAGLRAGDLIQEIDGEPTVSYEQAIAQMAGIEADQAQTEFVLLVNRNGETSVIRIRKG
- a CDS encoding trypsin-like peptidase domain-containing protein — encoded protein: MLKESHSPSITHPGRTALVGLIILTAGFLTGCQTADVSKSTSGVDAGFANLLDSVVRIDVRELDFDSGSKRFVSGVGSGVILSEDGLVLTNAHVASTRAVEISVTLANLERVNATLIGWDHWTDLALLRIDMDEVAKRKLHFAHAEFGDSDLLRPGQIVFAVGTPHGLTRTVTKGIISNTDRYFETSNGINGYETGYFNTWLQTDAAINPGNSGGPLVTENGRVVGINSRTYMGADNLGFAIPSSTARRVVAELVEHGEVVRSYIGLIPGSLRDLESFYNLEINTGMLVNSVDPGSPASSAGLRPGDVILAIDGKKVDGRFPEQLPPIQNQIASYPVGSTIKLTAKRGATERVFEVTSERLESRVGEEWAFEGWGLSVREVSRAFARENRLAREGGVLVIGTQSAYPAEKAGINRGDIITKINDQTIDGLEEMRGVYGQFDENPQTMLFETLRNQSVSFFVLKP
- the leuS gene encoding leucine--tRNA ligase; this encodes MDTTPQDYEFTVIEPNWQKYWDDHKTFRATADTTKPSFFVLDMFPYPSGAGLHVGHPLGFVATDIYARFKRMTGLNVLHTMGFDAFGLPAEQYAIENGEHPSVSTQRNIDNMRRQLYRLGLGHDKERSVSTTDVEFYRWTQWIFVQLFNSTWDPIDQKARPLAELERDLASGRHAIDPATGDLLTEPTPAEVAAWKAVAPAEQRRWLDRQRLAYMAEIPVNWCPALGTVLANEEVTNEGRSERGNHPVYKRPLKQWMLRITRYAERLLEDLKLVDWPEPIKMMQRNWIGRSEGAEIRFGLESIPGETLKVFTTRPDTLFGATYMVLSPEHPLVDRLTTPGQRVAVTDYVRRAANKSELERTDLAKEKTGIFTGAHAVNPVNQARIPIWVADYVLMSYGTGAIMAVPAHDERDHEFATRFEIPIIRVIASDSGSGDDLPYSGDGRLVASGPYTGLPVAEGARRITEDLEKKGLGTFSIQFKLRDWLFSRQRYWGEPFPILHGPDGEVEAVAETDLPVTLPPIDDFSPRASDDPNAPPQPPLARAADSWLHVEKNGVLYSRELNTMPQWAGSCWYYLRYLDPANNNAFCDPEIERYWMTPNGVDLYVGGAEHAVLHLLYARFWHKVLFDLGHVSTPEPFGKLFNQGYIQAAAFTDERGVYRPAEEIEEKDGRFFHHGDPVSREFGKMGKSLKNSVSPDEVCETYGADTLRLYLMFLGPLESMKPWSSHGIEGVHRFLKRVWKECIGRDGGASPKLRAGAGNDPETHRLLHETIRKVTEDMEALRFNTAISQLMILLNHIQKLDIIDLETARIMIRLLAPLAPHLCEEIWSRLGGEPSIFRQDWPRFDPSALVSDEVKVIFQVNGKLRGEAMVSRDADQATVETLARAHDRVLPHLEGKTVRKVIYVPGRILNLVVS
- a CDS encoding O-acetylhomoserine aminocarboxypropyltransferase/cysteine synthase, yielding MSTKRSPGLGTLALHAGQTPDPTTGSRAVPIYQTTSYTFRDTEHAANLFALKELGNIYTRIMNPTTDVFEQRVAALEGGSGALAHASGQAAITDTVLNICNAGDHMVSVSQLYGGTYNLFHYTLPKLGIEVSFVDAEDPEAFRRAIRPNTKLLYGETLGNPRLNVFPIAEVAAIAREAGVPLVLDSTAVSPILCRPFEFGANIVVHSTTKYIGGHGTSIGGIVVDGGNFDWGSGKFPGFTQPDPSYHGLVHWDAFKAFPPAGNANVAFILKMRLQLLRDIGACMSPFNAFLMLQGLETIHLRMERACSSALKLARYLESHDKVAWVNYPGLASSHAHALAKKYLTGGFGALIGFGIKGGLEAGKKFIEGLELHSHLANIGDAKSLAIHPATTTHSQLTPDELKTTGVTDDYVRLSVGLEDYEDIEADVTQALEKA
- the lpxI gene encoding UDP-2,3-diacylglucosamine diphosphatase LpxI (LpxI, functionally equivalent to LpxH, replaces it in LPS biosynthesis in a minority of bacteria.) gives rise to the protein MTTELSRFLPAGFDRNRPVAIIAGNGIYPRLTAEALRKREIPVRLIGFEDETATELIAAFPESERRIIHVGQLGKMLRALGDFQAGAAIMAGQITPRRLFHGLRPDLKTAAILLRLKKKNAETIFGAIAEEIDRIGVSLLDARSFLDDHLASEGLMTGGRIRVEQDYIDHGIEIAREVARLDIGQGVVVRKGTVVAVEAFEGTDEMLRRAGGFKTDGLIFVKTVKPKQDFRFDVPVFGHRTLEVMRESGIEMAVLEAENTLVLEKESVIRQARAWGIHLLGTPG
- a CDS encoding bifunctional nuclease family protein, with protein sequence MKNDVVEVTVKGVMPTGNGCAVFLGNDDKNFVIYVDQSVGNAISLTMNGVKRDRPLTHDLMHNILLGLEVEVERIVINNVSENTFYARIILRMENELGKKILEVDARPSDSLVIALQAEKPIFVAQHVFESVEDMTEILERVLRQQNEEQE